The DNA region GCGGCGCGTTTCGGCTTCGACGAGGCGCACGCCGTCGAACGCCTCGATGAACTCCTGCCGTCCCTGCTGCTGAACCAGCCCACGCTGTTCGCGCCGCTGCAAGCCGGCGGGGCCGTGGGCGAACGGCTGTCGCGCGCCCTGGAAACGGCGCGCCAACAGGCGCGCGGGCAGCACCAGCCGCCCAGGCGCCAGATCGATCCGCGGCCGCGGCTGGCCGATATGCGGCTGATCAAGGACCCGGCCGAAATCGCCCTGATGCGGCGCGCCGCGCGGATCTCCGCCGGCGCCCATGCGCGCGCCATGCGCCACGTGCGCCCCGGCATGCACGAATACGAGATCGAGGCCGAGCTGCTGCACGAATTCCGCCGCCACGGCGCGCAATCGGTGGCCTACAACAGCATCGTCGCCGCCGGCGCCAACGCCTGCACCCTGCACTACCCCGCCGGCGACGCCGTCCTGCGCGACGGGCAGTTGCTGCTGATCGACGCCGGCTGCGAGTACGACGGCTATGCCGCGGACATCACCCGCACCTTTCCCGTCAACGGCCGCTACAGCGGGCCGCAGCGCACGCTCTACGACCTGACGGTGGCGGCGCAGGACGCCGCGTGCGCCGCCATCCGGCCGGGCGCCAGCTTCAACGACGGCCACGAGGCCGCCGTGCGCGTGCTGGCGCAGGGCATGATCGACGAAGGCCTGCTGCAAGGGTCGCTGGACGGGGTGCTGGAGTCCAAGGCCTACACCCGCTTCTACATGCACCGCACCGGCCACTGGCTGGGCCTGGACGTGCACGACGTCGGCGACTATCGCGAGTCGGGCGAGTCGGGCGCCCCGGACGACGCGGGCGACCGCCCCTGGCGCACGCTGGAGCGAGGCATGATCCTCACCGTCGAGCCCGGCATCTACGTGCGCGGCGCCGCCGACGTGCCGGAGGCCTTCTGGGATATCGGCATCCGCACCGAAGACGATGCGCTGGTGACGGACGAGGGCTGCGAACTGATCACGCGCGGCGTGCCGGTGCATGCCGGGGAAATCGAGGCGCTGATGCGGGAGTGAGC from Bordetella genomosp. 10 includes:
- a CDS encoding aminopeptidase P N-terminal domain-containing protein, giving the protein MSLPPVDLTPHIERRQRLRDYMRSQGGGIAVLATAPETTRSRDSEFPYRFDSDFFYLTGFTEPEAWLVLLAGEREASILFCRERHEEQETWTGHRFGPEAAAARFGFDEAHAVERLDELLPSLLLNQPTLFAPLQAGGAVGERLSRALETARQQARGQHQPPRRQIDPRPRLADMRLIKDPAEIALMRRAARISAGAHARAMRHVRPGMHEYEIEAELLHEFRRHGAQSVAYNSIVAAGANACTLHYPAGDAVLRDGQLLLIDAGCEYDGYAADITRTFPVNGRYSGPQRTLYDLTVAAQDAACAAIRPGASFNDGHEAAVRVLAQGMIDEGLLQGSLDGVLESKAYTRFYMHRTGHWLGLDVHDVGDYRESGESGAPDDAGDRPWRTLERGMILTVEPGIYVRGAADVPEAFWDIGIRTEDDALVTDEGCELITRGVPVHAGEIEALMRE